In Candidatus Moanabacter tarae, the genomic stretch AGGTGGAATTATATTATGGCGATCTTTCATTTCAAAAGTGAGTAGGTTGCTAATTATTTTTAACAGACATCAGCAAAATATAAAATTGGAGTTCCTAAAACAGTGGATAACCAACAAAGAAACATTAGTAAAACCAAATAGAAGTAAATCAATGCGGTTTGAATTCTCATTCAGAGGAAGTTGCTTTTCAGATTAATACGTTCTATTTTCTTTATAGGTAAAATGGGATATGAATCTTTTCGAATACCCTTCTCGCTAGTCGGTAGAATTAAAACAACTCCAGGAGGTAGCCAGTGCCGAAGTACCGTACCGCAATTATAGCAACAGGAATTATTGCGCGCGTTCATGCTCGTGGGTGGCTCGGGGTGCCGGAACGGCCAGTAGAGATTGCTACGATTGCCGATACTAATGCAGAGGCACTTCGGGAATTTGGTGACTTTTTCGAGGTTCGGGAAGATAAACGCTACAAGGACTATCGGGAGATGCTGGATGTAGAGAGGCCGGACTTTGTCGATGTCTGTTCTTGGCACCAATTACACGCAGAAATGGTAATCGCTGCCGCGGCTCGACGGCCCCGAGCGATTATTTGTCAGAAGCCTATGGCAGTAGATTTAAGAGAGGCAAATGAGATGATGGTTGCCTGTGAGCGCAATCAGGTTCGGTTGGTCATCGCTTACCAGAGGCCACATCATGCTGTGTGGCTCAAGGCTAGGGAACTTCTGCGAGATGGAATCATTGGGAAAATCAATAGAATTGAGGTCGACGCCTCCGGAAATATGCTGAATACGAATTCACACAATATTCGGCTTGCGCTATTCCTCATGGATGAGCCTCAGGTCGAATGGGTGATGGGAACCGTGGAACGCATCACTGATTTGGTTGAGAGAGGTTTGCCAGCAGAAGATGCTTCCCTCGGGATAGCGGCTTGTAGTAACGGTGCTTCAATCCTGATTCACGGAAACCTTATTAAAGGTATTGGGCAAGGATGTCGCGTTTTTGGAACTGACGGGCTTATGGAATTAAGTACCTCATACCATCCGAATTCAAAGATTCCTTCTGATGCCCCTATGTATATGCCAGAAATGCCATCTGCCCGTTATAATTTTGAAATTGGAAAGGCGTGTTACATGAACGCCGCTTCGAATGGGTGGCGAGAGATTGAAGCGCCTTGGCACGATTGTTGGGCCCATCAATGCCAGGAGACAATCGATTGGGTTGAAAACAAGGTCGAAGAGCCAATCAGTAGCGGGGATCGGGGCCGATCGGTGCAGGAGGTTATGATGGCTCTTTATGAGTCTACGCGAAAAAGACAAAGGATTTACTTGCCGCTCAAGACGTTGATTAATCCTTTGAGGCTTATGGTGGAAAGTGGTGATCTTTCCGTAGAGTGGCCGGGGCTTCACGAAATACGGTCCGGGATTTTACGGGGTGAAGACATGAAATAATGTGCAGATTACTCCATATTATAAGTTTTCGCTGAAAGTTGATAATAGTTTCCAAAGGTTTTTGACACGGGGAATCAGGCCGTATCTTCCAGAAAAAGCCTGCAGTTATGGCCAAATAGACAGTACGGAAATGAAACTACAAAATAAAACCGCATTCATAACAGGAGCAACGAAAGGCCTAGGGCGGGCGATTGCACTC encodes the following:
- the iolG_13 gene encoding Myo-inositol 2-dehydrogenase → MPKYRTAIIATGIIARVHARGWLGVPERPVEIATIADTNAEALREFGDFFEVREDKRYKDYREMLDVERPDFVDVCSWHQLHAEMVIAAAARRPRAIICQKPMAVDLREANEMMVACERNQVRLVIAYQRPHHAVWLKARELLRDGIIGKINRIEVDASGNMLNTNSHNIRLALFLMDEPQVEWVMGTVERITDLVERGLPAEDASLGIAACSNGASILIHGNLIKGIGQGCRVFGTDGLMELSTSYHPNSKIPSDAPMYMPEMPSARYNFEIGKACYMNAASNGWREIEAPWHDCWAHQCQETIDWVENKVEEPISSGDRGRSVQEVMMALYESTRKRQRIYLPLKTLINPLRLMVESGDLSVEWPGLHEIRSGILRGEDMK